TGACGATGAAAAGGCCATAAATCCGGGATTAAATCTAATGTATTTGTTTATTTGTTGGGTTTCGGCAGTGGCATTTACTTACAGTTCCTTGTTTTTCTTTGGAAAGTTTCTTTTTAAAGAATACAATCAGGCAATAGTTTGGTTAGGCATAGCCTTGTTTAGCGTATTTGTATTAAATGCCTATATTAAAAAGGCAAAAATTTTGGAATAGATTAAAGACAGATTGGATGGTGAAAGCTGTAAAACTTTAGCTTTGCAGCATGGATTTGCTACGCACACTTTGTTCCATTCAGGCTCCTTCTGGTGATGAATCGGCTTTAACTGAATTCTTACTTCAGTATATTGAAGACCATAAACGAAACTGGAAACACAAACCCAAGGTTTACCACGGAGGATTGTTGCAAGATGCAATTGTATTAAGTTTTGGCAAACCCCGTACTGCCATTTTTGCCCATATCGACAGCATAGGCTTTACAGTTAGATACGGTAATCAATTGGTAAAAATTGGTGGTCCGGTAACTGATAATGGAATTGTTTTGGTTGGTAAAGATTCGCAAGGAGAGGTTGAAGTTACTTTGAATACTCCGGAAAATGCCAAATTTTTTCAATTTGATTCGACTAGAGAAATAGATCGTGGAACCAATTTAACTTTTAAACCTAATTTTAGGGAAACAGATGAATTTGTTCAATGTTGTTATATGGACAATCGTTTAGGGGTTTATAATGCCCTGAAAGTAGCAGAAAGTTTAAAAAATGGCTTAATCGTATTTTCTTGCCGGGAAGAACATTCGGGAGGAAGCACAGCCTATATAGGAAGATGGATTGCAGAGAAGTTTAAGGTACATCAAGCTTTAATTTCTGATATAACCTGGGTTACAGAAGGAGTGGAACATGGGAAGGGGGTTGTAGTTTCGATGCGGGATAGCGGTTTGCCTCGTCGTACATTTTTAAATAGAATTATTGATCTGGCAAAAAAATCAGGAATTCCATTCCAATTGGAGGTAGAAGGTTCGGGAGGAAGCGATGGTATTGAATTGCAACGGAATTCGGACTCCTGGGAATGGTGTTTTGTTGGTGCGCCGGAAAGTAATGTCCATTCTCCGGATGAAAAAGTGCATCAGGATGATATTCAAAGTATGATTGAACTTTACCGTTGGTTGATGAAGGAGTTGTAAGGACTGATGAAACGGGTTGCCATTGTTATTCTTAATTGGAACGGAAGGAATCATTTACAAACCTTTCTTCCATCGGTAATTGCGCATTCACTTGCCCTTGCCGATATCTTTGTAATTGACAATGGTTCTACAGATGATTCAATAAGCCTGATCCAATCTGAATTTCCGGAAGTACAACTAATTCAATTGAAAGCTAATCATGGCTTTACGGGGGGATATAACCGGGGAATGAAGATGATTCAAAACGAAATTTCGGTTTTATTGAACTCCGACGTAGAAGTGAGCGAAAATTGGATTGAACCCATACTTGCTTTGTTTGATCAGGACCCCAAAATTGCTGCTGTTCAACCCAAAATATTGTCTTACCTGGAAAAGGACTCCTTCGAATATGCCGGTGCCGGTGGAGGATTTATTGATTTTTTGGCTTATCCGTTTTGCCGGGGAAGACTTTTTGAAAATATTGAAAAAGATTTAGGACAATACAATGATATTCGGGAGATTTTTTGGGCAACCGGTGCTTGTATGTTTGTAAGAACTTCTTTGTTTAATGACATGGAAGGGTTTGACGAAGATTTTTTTGCTCACAATGAGGAAATAGATCTTTGCTGGAGGATGAAAAACAAGAATTGGAAAGTTGTTTATTGTGGACAAAGTCAGGTTTACCATTTGGGAGGAGGAACCTTGCATAAAAGCAATCCGCATAAAACCTTCCTTAATTTTCGGAACAACCTAACCATGCTGATCAAAAACGATAGATCCGGATTCTTGTTTTCGAAATTTGTTCTTCGATTAATATTAGATGGTGTGGCCGGATTGGTGTTTTTATTAAAAGGAAGTTCAAAAGATATGGTAGCTGTTGTAAAAGCCCACTTTTCTGTTTATAAAGCATTGGATACAATTCTCGAAAAAAGAAAAAAATGGGGAAAAGAAAGAAAGCAATTAAAAGAAATCTACCTTCATAGCATTGTTTTTGAATCTTTTATCCAGGGAAAAAAGAAAATTGAAATTAAATAAACTATTACTTTAATAAAAGGAATATAAATTACTAATTATTAATGATTAACAATAAAAAAGTGGTTGTTGTGATGCCTGCATACAATGCTGAGCAAACCTTGGAAAAAACCTTGAAGGAGATTCCAATGGATATTGTGGATGAGATTGTACTGGTGGATGACCACAGCAAAGATGGTACATCTGCATTGGCAAAAAGTTTAGGTGTACATCATGTTATTCGACACGACAGAAACAAGGGCTACGGTGGGAATCAAAAAACCTGTTATAACAAAGCTTTGGAATTAAATGCAGACATAGTTATTATGTTGCATCCGGACTATCAATACACTCCTTTGTTGATTACCGCTATGAGCAGTATCATTGCCAATGGGTTATACCCGGTGGTATTGGGTTCCCGAATTTTAGGAAAAGGAGCATTAAAAGGTGGAATGCCTATGTATAAATATATCTTCAACCGCATGCTAACCTTGTTTCAAAATGTACTGATGAACCAGAAGCTTAGTGAATACCACACCGGTTATCGAGCATTTTCCAAGGAAGTGCTGACGGGAATTTCATACATGAAAAATTCGGATGATTTTGTATTTGACAACCAAATGCTTGCTCAGATTTTCCATGCCGGTTTTGAAATTGCCGAAGTAACTTGTCCCACTAAGTATTTCGATGAGGCCTCCAGCATTAACTTTAAGCGTTCTTCCATCTATGGCTTAGGGGTATTAACGGTTTCTTTGAGATATTTTTTAGATAAGATTGGGATTGTTAAATCTGATATATTTAAACGATAATGGGACATCAGTCCATATATTCACTTCGCAAACAATACAGTAAACACCGCCTGGATGAAGAGGATTTGAATCCTAATCCAATCAGGCAGTTTCAGTCTTGGATGGAACAGGCTTTAGCTGCAGAATTGGAGGAGCCTTACGCTATGACCTTATCAAGCATAGGTTTGGATGGATTTCCGGATTCAAGAATTGTTTTACTTAGGAAGGCAGATGAAAATGGGTTTACCTTTTTCACTAATTATGATTCACAAAAAGGAATACAAATTCAAAAGCACCCCCAGGTTTCCATTAATTTCTTTTGGGCAGGACTAGAACGACAAGTAAGAATAAAAGGTACTATTCGAAAATTAAGTGAAGAAGATTCAGATGCTTATTTTAGTTCCAGACCCAGAGAAAGTCAAGTAGGAGCTTGGGCTAGTCAACAAAGTCAGTTTTTAGAGAGTAGGGAATGGTTAGAGAAAAGGGTTCAGGAATTAAGTATTGAATTTGAAAATAAGCCGGTTCCTCGTCCAACGCATTGGGGTGGATATTTGGTTGAGCCGGTTCAAATTGAATTTTGGCAAGGTAGACCCAGTCGTTTGCATGATCGCATGCTTTATGTTTTGGATAAACCAAATGGTTCGTGGCAAATTCAGCGATTATTTCCTTAACAAATCCATGCACCATCCGCCCAAAATTTTACTTATTCAAACAGCCTTTTTGGGTGATGTAATTTTAGCCACGGCTGCCATTGAAAGCATATTAATAGAACTACCAAAGGCTGAAATTCATTTTTTGCTTCGGAAAGGAAATGAATCTGTTTTGCAAAATCATCCCAAATTGAAGAAAGTTTGGGTGTATGATAAACAAAGAAAATTGGCTGATTCATGGCGGTTGGTTCAAGCATTTAGGAAGGAGAGGTTTGATTTTGTATTTAATTTTCATCGTTTTTTTTCTTCCGGAATTATTACTGTGCTAAGCAATGCCGGATTTACAGCCGGGTTTACCAAAAATCCGCTGTCCGGGCTTTTTTCCAAACAGGTGGAACATACTTTAACCTTTCCATTAAAAATGAATGGGAAGTACTTGCATGAAATTGAAAGAAACCACCAAGTGGTAGAAACCTGGAGGAAGTTTAACTTAGCCAAGCCCAAACTCTATCCTTCTGATTCGGATAGGGAAAAGGTGCGGGACTGGAAGGGCAAGAAATTCATTACCATGGCACCGGGTTCGGTTTGGCCTACCAAGCGTTTGCCTATTGTTAAATGGGTTGAATTGATAGAAAAATCTCCAAGAGAATATGAAATAGTGCTTTTAGGATCTCCAACCGAAAAGGAATTGTGTGAAGAAATTTACAGACTAACCAAAAAGAGGGGAGGTGTGCACAATTTGGCCGGGAGTTTAAGCATTTTGCAATCTGCAGTTTTGCAGAGTTATGCCGAAAATAACTATGTGAATGACAGTGGGCCCTTGCATATGGCTTCTGCCATGGATGCAGCAGTTACAGCTTTCTTTCTGAGTACCGTGCCTGAATTTGGATTCGGCCCCTTGTCAAGTCAATCAAATATTATTCAGGTTAAGGAAAATTTAGAATGCAGGCCATGCGGAATTCATGGGTTTAAGGCTTGTCCCAAACAGCATTTTCGATGTGCTTTTAATATACAACTAGATTCGGAATTATCCAAAATAACCGAAAATATAACTTATTGATTATTAGGTTAATAAAATATCTTATTAACGCCTTGTTGACACTTGTTTGTTAAAAACTTATTCTAAATTTGCCTAGGTATACAAATGTCACTAGGTTCATTTTCCCGTAGAGGATTTTTAAGGAGTACAATTGCTGCAGGAGCGGGATTGGCTATGTCGGGACTTATACCGTCAGAGCTTTGGGCAGATACCTCTTTAATTAGACTAACGATTTTGCATACCAACGATGTACATTCTAGGATAGATTCCTTTCCGGCTACTGATCCCAAGTTTCCGAACATGGGTGGTGTTGCTCCCCGTGCAGAACTAATTAAGAGGATACGAAATGAGGTGCCGCATGTTTTGCTATTTGATTCTGGAGATATGTTTCAGGGAACTCCTTATTTTAACTTTTACAAAGGAGAATTGGAAATTAAGTTAATGAGTCAAATGGGGTATGATGCCGGCACAATTGGCAATCATGATTTTGACGCAGGAATAGATGGATTGGAAAAACAATTAGTTCATGCCACATTTCCCTTGGTTTCTTCTAACTATGATTTTTCCGGAACAGTAATGGAAGGCAAAACACTACCTTATTCTATATTTAATAAAGGTGGAATTAAAGTTGGTGTGTTTGGACTAGGGATTGAATTGGATGGATTGGTAGGGAAAAATATGTATGGAGACACCAAATACCAGGAACCAATACAGAAAGCCAATGAAATGGCCGGTAAATTAAAAAATGAACTAGGGTGTCATTTGGTTGTTTGCCTTTCGCATTTGGGATTTTCGTACGACAATTCCAAGGTTTCAGACAAGGTATTGGCCAAAAACACCCGAAACGTGGATATCATTTTAGGAGGTCACACCCATACTTTTTTAGAAAAGCCTTGGGTTGAAAAGGATCTAGATGGCAAAGAAGTGATGATTTGCCAAGTAGGTTGGGGGGGGATAAAGCTGGGTAGAATTGATTGTCTGTTTAAGGCAGATGGACGTCTGTTAGACAAAAACTACACAGAGAAAAATATTTTTAAAAAACAATAGTCAAACCATTTTTTTTTGAACTTTTTTGTTGGAACATTTGTCCTCTCGAAAGAACAAGACCCTCGAAATAATCAATAGCCTAATAATCAATCGTTTAACATAACATTTCATTAACAATCATACATGGAAAAAAACTTTCAGCAAGTTTGGGATAATTGCCTTCAAATTTTTAAGGACAATGTAACGTTTCAAGCCTTCAAAACCTGGTTTGAACCGATTAAGCCCATTAAGCTGGAAAACAATGTATTGACCATTCAAGTGCCATCTCAGTTTTTTTATGAGTGGCTAGAAGAGCATTACATTGTCCTTTTGAAGAAGACAATTAAAAAATTGTTAGGAGCAGAAGGCAGGCTTGAATACTCCATCATCATGGAGAATGGATCATCGTCCAAAAGTCCGGCAACCATTAACTTGCCGGCTAGCAATCAAAACAGTACCAAAAATCCGCTCGTTTCAATGCCTTTGGATTTGAATGCCGGTGCCATACGCAACCCATTCATTATTCCCGGACTGAAAAAAGTAAAAGTGGAATCCCAACTGAATGCCAATTATTCTTTTGATAATTTCATTGAAGGCGATTGCAATCGCTTAGCGCGCAGTGCCGGTTATGCTGTTTCAGCAAAACCGGGTGGAACTGCCTTCAATCCATTATTAATTTATGGAGGTGTTGGCCTTGGTAAAACCCACTTGGCACATGCTATTGGTCTGGAAATCAAAGAACATCACCCCAATAAGACTGTATTGTACGTTTCAGCCGAAAAGTTTACTCAACAGTATATCGACTCGGTTAGAAACAATAACCAAAATGATTTTGTGCATTTTTATCAAATGATTGATGTACTTATCATTGATGATGTTCAGTTTTTTGCCGGTAAAGAGAAAACTCAAGATGTGTTTTTCCAAATCTTCAACCACCTGCATCAAAACGGTAAACAAATCGTTTTAACCAGCGATAAGGCACCGGTTGAAATGCAAGGTATGGAGCCACGCCTGTTAAGCCGTTTTAAATGGGGCTTAGCTGCCGATCTTCAAGTGCCTGAGTTGGAAACTCGTATTGCTATTCTTCAAAAGAAATTATATCTGAATGGAGTTAGCGATATGCCTTATGAAATTATTGAGTATTTGGCCTACAGCATTACTACTAATATTCGCGAACTTGAAGGCGCACTTACTTCTTTATTAGCTCAAGCTACCTTAAATAAGAAAAATCTAAGCTTGGATTTGGCCCGTGCCATGATCGACAAGTTTGTTAAAAACACTGCCAGGGAAGTTTCAATTGACTACATTCAAAAAATTGTATGCGATTACTTTAACCTGCCAATGGAACTTTTGAAAAGTAAAACAAGGAAAAGAGAAGTGGTTCAGGCTCGTCAAATTTCTATGTATTTTGCAAAAAGTTTAACCAAATCCTCTTTGGCAACCATCGGAATGCATTGTGGCGGTAAAGACCACGCTACCGTTCTTCATGCTTGCAGAACAGTTAATAATCTTATTGATACAGACAAACGTTTCAAAGGGTATATTACAGAATTGGAAAAGAAAATTGCTATTGCCAATTAATTTATTCCTTTCCATTAAAAAGGTGAAGTTCGTTAGGATTTCACCTTTTTTTTTGCCCAAAATTCCCTATTCCAATTGAAATGCTTGACTTCTATTAACCATTTCAGGAAGGTTTTACCATGAAGCTTTCTATCCAGGTATGCCGAAAATATCAAGAATGACCAATCAACTATTCTTAAAAATACGTTTTATGCGGGCCCCCTCCGCCTAACCATCTTTTATTCAACCCAAAACAACCTGCATGGCGTTCGGGTCACGCTTTCGGCTGTAGTCCAAGCCCACTCCGCTAAACGCTGCGTTGGCTTGGAGCTACTTGCCTCTATCGTTGCCCGATTCCAAATCTCGAAGATTTTTTTAACCCAACCTGAAACGGTATCTAGTTGGCTACTGCAAAAAGACCTTGCTTCAAACTTTTGTTCAATTCTAATGTATAAATAGCACCTTTAGGTATTACTCCTTCCTAAATTCGGACATAGCTGATACATTTGGGGCTTGCACCCTCGGGCAACGATTGAGGCAAGTAGCCCACAGGACACCTACGGCGTTAGCCTAGGGGGACGAGGACTACAGCCGAAAGCGTGACCCGAACGCCCATGCATTTTCTGAGGGCTTACATGATATTTGTTAGGGCGGAAGGGAGCCCGCCAAATAAAGTCAGAAAATTATTGATTAAAAATAAGTAGTAAGTTGAAAAACTGCAATTGAAACACCCATTGACGAGCCCAATTAATGGTCAGGTTCAGGTTGAGTAATGGATTTAATAAACTCCACTTCTTGATTAGAGAAAGCGCTGCCATCCGGTCTGAAAATGTCGTGAAACCAAATTTCAGGTTCTTCATTTTCCCGGTAATTTTTTTTGCCCCAGGGATAAATAGTATTGGTTTTTCCATATACCAAACCCCAATTTAATGCACTAATTCCATACTTTTTAAGCATTGGTAAAACTTTCTCAAAGGTATTGCCGCCGGTAAGTCCGCCGAGGGCCTTGGTACGTGCCATGTATTCGCTACAAATCAACGGACGATTGGTTTTGAGCGCTTTCTTGATAGTTCGGGCCACCCCTTTGGGAGAAGCATAGGTATGAAAAGATACAATGTCGGAATTTTCAATTAGAAACCGGGTAATTTTTCGTCCATAGGGCAGGGTAGAAGGGAGGTAAAATCCTGAAGTAAATGGCTGAATAGCATTGGATTGTCTGGCCCACACAAAAACCATTTGAAGCAAATCCATTTTGTAAAAAGGCCGGGCATTTCCAGGTTCATTATATAAATCCCAAATTGCAATTCGTTGATCGTGAGCAAAATGATTAAGTATGTCTTTTATATATTCTTCGAGTAGAATAAATAATTTAGGATTTCGGGTATTTTGCAATCCGGGATCACGTAACCAACCTGAATTATGATAAGGTTTGGGTTTGGGTTGAATTCCAATTTGAGCATCTTCATTCCAACAATCGTCAAAAAAAACAAACATGGTTTTTAGGTGATGTTGATGCGCCAGAAATAAGAAATTCTCCATTCGTTGTTTAAATCCGTTTCGATCTATTTCCCATGCTTTGTGATGTAGGAAAACCCTTACCATTTTAAACCCCAGTCCATGTGCCATTTCCAATTCCTTGTCAATAATTTTTGGATTGTAGGTTTCTGCCTGCCACATTTCGAGCTGGTTAACTGCATAGCTTGGAATGAAATTACAGCCCGCCATCCATCCGTTTTGGTTTTGCCAATTTTGAGCTTTTTCCTGATCCCATCGAGCCAATTGTAAACAGTTTTTTTTGGTTGATACACAGCCTGAAAAGGTAAACAGAAGGAAGGTAAAGCCAAGGGAAAGGCCAATTATAACAGAAGAAGCATTAGTTGAACAGGTAGAATAGCGCATTTTACAAAGGTATTTTTTGTATCCAGATTGGTTCATGATTTAAAACAGGAAAAAAGTTTTTCTAATTCCTTCTACCTTTGCTTCAAATTTTTAGAATGCAAGTTTACCTCGACAATGCAGCTACTACGCCATTAGATAAGGACGTGTTGGAAGCAATGCTACCCTATATGACTGAACATTTTGGGAACCCTTCCTCGATACATAGTTTTGGAAGAAAAACCAGATCTGCTATTGAACAGGCCAGAAAGACGGTAGCATCGTATTTACAGGTATCTCCATCAGAGATTTTTTTTACTTCGGGTGGAACAGAGGCTAATAATACTGCCATTCAAGCCAGTATCTACGATTTAGGTATTACTCATGCTATTTCCTCCCCAATTGAACACCATGCTGTTACCCACACATTGGAAGCTATGGAAAAAAGAGGGGTAATAAAATTGAGCTGGGTTAAAATATTGCCTTCCGGTCATGTAGACTTAGACCATTTAGAGGAACTTCTTGCAAACAACGATCGCAGTTTTATTTCATTGATGCATGCCAATAATGAAATTGGGAACTTATTAAATTTGAAGAAGGTTTCGGAGCTTGCTCAACAATACCAAGCCATTTTGCATACCGATACGGTTCAAACCATGGGACATTATGGCTTTAATTTACAAGATACCAAGGTTCATTTTTTAAGCTGTGCTGCTCATAAATTTCATGGACCTAAAGGAGTTGGATTTTTATATGTTAATTCGGAAATAAAAATAAATCCTTTGATTTATGGTGGAGCACAAGAACGCAATATGCGTGGCGGAACCGAAAATTTGTATGGGATTATTGGACTCGCAAAGGCCTTAGAAATTGCAAATAGCCATTTGCAAGAGCATATCGACCAGATTAGCGGTATAAAAAACTACATGATAGAG
The Bacteroidia bacterium DNA segment above includes these coding regions:
- the pdxH gene encoding pyridoxamine 5'-phosphate oxidase encodes the protein MGHQSIYSLRKQYSKHRLDEEDLNPNPIRQFQSWMEQALAAELEEPYAMTLSSIGLDGFPDSRIVLLRKADENGFTFFTNYDSQKGIQIQKHPQVSINFFWAGLERQVRIKGTIRKLSEEDSDAYFSSRPRESQVGAWASQQSQFLESREWLEKRVQELSIEFENKPVPRPTHWGGYLVEPVQIEFWQGRPSRLHDRMLYVLDKPNGSWQIQRLFP
- a CDS encoding glycosyltransferase family 9 protein; its protein translation is MHHPPKILLIQTAFLGDVILATAAIESILIELPKAEIHFLLRKGNESVLQNHPKLKKVWVYDKQRKLADSWRLVQAFRKERFDFVFNFHRFFSSGIITVLSNAGFTAGFTKNPLSGLFSKQVEHTLTFPLKMNGKYLHEIERNHQVVETWRKFNLAKPKLYPSDSDREKVRDWKGKKFITMAPGSVWPTKRLPIVKWVELIEKSPREYEIVLLGSPTEKELCEEIYRLTKKRGGVHNLAGSLSILQSAVLQSYAENNYVNDSGPLHMASAMDAAVTAFFLSTVPEFGFGPLSSQSNIIQVKENLECRPCGIHGFKACPKQHFRCAFNIQLDSELSKITENITY
- a CDS encoding cysteine desulfurase; the protein is MQVYLDNAATTPLDKDVLEAMLPYMTEHFGNPSSIHSFGRKTRSAIEQARKTVASYLQVSPSEIFFTSGGTEANNTAIQASIYDLGITHAISSPIEHHAVTHTLEAMEKRGVIKLSWVKILPSGHVDLDHLEELLANNDRSFISLMHANNEIGNLLNLKKVSELAQQYQAILHTDTVQTMGHYGFNLQDTKVHFLSCAAHKFHGPKGVGFLYVNSEIKINPLIYGGAQERNMRGGTENLYGIIGLAKALEIANSHLQEHIDQISGIKNYMIERLEATFPDIKFNGDAKGRSLYTVLNVSLPPSAKAEMLLFSLDIAGIAASGGSACSSGTEIGSHVLRAIQVDPARPSVRFSFSKFTTKEEIDYTVEQLAKIYEIEPIAYS
- a CDS encoding 1,4-beta-xylanase, which produces MNQSGYKKYLCKMRYSTCSTNASSVIIGLSLGFTFLLFTFSGCVSTKKNCLQLARWDQEKAQNWQNQNGWMAGCNFIPSYAVNQLEMWQAETYNPKIIDKELEMAHGLGFKMVRVFLHHKAWEIDRNGFKQRMENFLFLAHQHHLKTMFVFFDDCWNEDAQIGIQPKPKPYHNSGWLRDPGLQNTRNPKLFILLEEYIKDILNHFAHDQRIAIWDLYNEPGNARPFYKMDLLQMVFVWARQSNAIQPFTSGFYLPSTLPYGRKITRFLIENSDIVSFHTYASPKGVARTIKKALKTNRPLICSEYMARTKALGGLTGGNTFEKVLPMLKKYGISALNWGLVYGKTNTIYPWGKKNYRENEEPEIWFHDIFRPDGSAFSNQEVEFIKSITQPEPDH
- the dnaA gene encoding chromosomal replication initiator protein DnaA — its product is MEKNFQQVWDNCLQIFKDNVTFQAFKTWFEPIKPIKLENNVLTIQVPSQFFYEWLEEHYIVLLKKTIKKLLGAEGRLEYSIIMENGSSSKSPATINLPASNQNSTKNPLVSMPLDLNAGAIRNPFIIPGLKKVKVESQLNANYSFDNFIEGDCNRLARSAGYAVSAKPGGTAFNPLLIYGGVGLGKTHLAHAIGLEIKEHHPNKTVLYVSAEKFTQQYIDSVRNNNQNDFVHFYQMIDVLIIDDVQFFAGKEKTQDVFFQIFNHLHQNGKQIVLTSDKAPVEMQGMEPRLLSRFKWGLAADLQVPELETRIAILQKKLYLNGVSDMPYEIIEYLAYSITTNIRELEGALTSLLAQATLNKKNLSLDLARAMIDKFVKNTAREVSIDYIQKIVCDYFNLPMELLKSKTRKREVVQARQISMYFAKSLTKSSLATIGMHCGGKDHATVLHACRTVNNLIDTDKRFKGYITELEKKIAIAN
- a CDS encoding M20/M25/M40 family metallo-hydrolase yields the protein MDLLRTLCSIQAPSGDESALTEFLLQYIEDHKRNWKHKPKVYHGGLLQDAIVLSFGKPRTAIFAHIDSIGFTVRYGNQLVKIGGPVTDNGIVLVGKDSQGEVEVTLNTPENAKFFQFDSTREIDRGTNLTFKPNFRETDEFVQCCYMDNRLGVYNALKVAESLKNGLIVFSCREEHSGGSTAYIGRWIAEKFKVHQALISDITWVTEGVEHGKGVVVSMRDSGLPRRTFLNRIIDLAKKSGIPFQLEVEGSGGSDGIELQRNSDSWEWCFVGAPESNVHSPDEKVHQDDIQSMIELYRWLMKEL
- a CDS encoding glycosyltransferase family 2 protein; translation: MINNKKVVVVMPAYNAEQTLEKTLKEIPMDIVDEIVLVDDHSKDGTSALAKSLGVHHVIRHDRNKGYGGNQKTCYNKALELNADIVIMLHPDYQYTPLLITAMSSIIANGLYPVVLGSRILGKGALKGGMPMYKYIFNRMLTLFQNVLMNQKLSEYHTGYRAFSKEVLTGISYMKNSDDFVFDNQMLAQIFHAGFEIAEVTCPTKYFDEASSINFKRSSIYGLGVLTVSLRYFLDKIGIVKSDIFKR
- a CDS encoding glycosyltransferase family 2 protein, with protein sequence MKRVAIVILNWNGRNHLQTFLPSVIAHSLALADIFVIDNGSTDDSISLIQSEFPEVQLIQLKANHGFTGGYNRGMKMIQNEISVLLNSDVEVSENWIEPILALFDQDPKIAAVQPKILSYLEKDSFEYAGAGGGFIDFLAYPFCRGRLFENIEKDLGQYNDIREIFWATGACMFVRTSLFNDMEGFDEDFFAHNEEIDLCWRMKNKNWKVVYCGQSQVYHLGGGTLHKSNPHKTFLNFRNNLTMLIKNDRSGFLFSKFVLRLILDGVAGLVFLLKGSSKDMVAVVKAHFSVYKALDTILEKRKKWGKERKQLKEIYLHSIVFESFIQGKKKIEIK
- a CDS encoding metallophosphoesterase, with translation MSLGSFSRRGFLRSTIAAGAGLAMSGLIPSELWADTSLIRLTILHTNDVHSRIDSFPATDPKFPNMGGVAPRAELIKRIRNEVPHVLLFDSGDMFQGTPYFNFYKGELEIKLMSQMGYDAGTIGNHDFDAGIDGLEKQLVHATFPLVSSNYDFSGTVMEGKTLPYSIFNKGGIKVGVFGLGIELDGLVGKNMYGDTKYQEPIQKANEMAGKLKNELGCHLVVCLSHLGFSYDNSKVSDKVLAKNTRNVDIILGGHTHTFLEKPWVEKDLDGKEVMICQVGWGGIKLGRIDCLFKADGRLLDKNYTEKNIFKKQ